AACGCCCTCGTACGGCGTGTTGAAGTCTGCCCGTCAGGCTGTCACCGTTCCGGTACACCCCATTATTCGTCCTCGTGGCGGTGATTTTTGTTACACGGCGGGCGAGTTCAGTGCCATGCTTGAAGATATCGCCCTTGTTCGCGATCTGGGATTCCCGGGGCTGGTGACGGGGCTGCTTGATGAAGCAGGCAACGTCGATGTACCGCGTATGCGCCAGGTGATGGATGCCGCAAAGGGGATGGCAGTGACTTTTCACCGGGCCTTTGATATGTGTAAAAACCCGTTGCAAGCGTTTGATACGCTTGCAGAACTTGGCGTAGCGCGCATTTTAACATCGGGCCAGCAGTCGTCTGCTGAAAAAGGACTGCAATTAATTACGGAACTAAAAGCACATTCCGGTGTTCCAATAATAATGGCGGGCGCGGGAGTTCGTGCCAGCAATCTGGAACTGTTTTTAAACGCCGGGGTGGAAGAGCTTCATAGCTCTGCCGGGAAATGGATACCGTCGCCCATGCGTTATCGCAACACAGGGTTGTCTATGTCGACGGATGCTGAAGCGGATGAGTACTCACGCTACGGTGTAGAGGGAGAGTCGGTTGCGGAAATGAAATCGCTGATTGAACGTCATCACGTGTAGCAACGTACCGATTTTTACCGCGCATCATGTCGCCCAATATGATGCTTGCTTGTACCAGGCCCCTGCCAATTACACAGGGGCCTTTTTTTCTCCTTCATATTTCAAGCCGCAGCTGCGTTGCCGCCTTGCTGCAACTTGAAATATTTTGGAGAAAACCTGCGATGAGAAGGCCGGGTAAGGCGCAGCCGCCACCCGGCTAAAAGGTTACGGCTTGGTGGCAATCAATACCGCACGCATCGGTGCCGGATAGCCTTCGATGGTTTTGCTGTGGTCGGTTGGGTCGAGGAACTGCTCCAGCGACTCGGTCACCATCCAGTCTGTACGGCGTTGCTCCTCGATGGAGGTTACGCAGACGTCGGCGATACGCACATCCACAAACCCACACTTCTCCAGCCAGTTCTTCAGCGCCAGCGCGGAAGGGATGAAGTAGACGTTACGCATTTGCGCGTAGCGGTCACCCGGCACCAGCACGGTGTTTTCATCGCCTTCCACCACCAGCGTTTCCAGCACCAGCTCGCCGCCGCTGACCAGCTGATCTTTCAGCTGCCACAGATGCTCCAGCGGGGAGCGGCGGTGGTACAGCACGCCCATGGAGAAGACGGTATCAAACGCTTTCAGGGCTGGCAGTTGCTCAATGCCCAGTGGGAGCAGGTGCGCACGCTGGTCGTTACCCAGCAACTTACGCACGGCTTCGAACTGGCACAGGAACAGCTGCATCGGATCGATGCCCACGGCTAAATGCGCACCCGCGCCAATCATGCGCCACATGTGGTAACCGCTACCGCAGCCGACGTCCAGAATGGTACGGCCGGTCAGGTCGGAGAGATGCGGCAGAACGCGATCCCATTTCCAGTCTGAGCGCCATTCGGTATTAATATTCACCCCGTAGAGCGAAAAGGGACCTTTGCGCCATGGCATCAGGTTACGCATCAACGTTTCGATGCGATTAATCTGCCCGGCGGGAAGCGGCTCTGCGCTTTCTGCCGTTACGCTGTGCAACAGATCCAGACGATGAGGCGTCAGCTCCGGCAGAAACTCCACCGCATTTGACCACTGCTTTAACAGCCCATGCTGTTGATCGCGCTGCCAGGCGGCAATCTGCGCAGGCAGGGTCTCCAGCCAGTGGGAGAGATGATTTTTTGCAATCAGCTGATAGAAGTTACCAAACTCAATCATGCGGCATCCTCAGCTTTCAGCGCCACCAGGGAGCCAAAGTTAAAGCACTGGAACCACAGTTCGCTGTGCTCGAAGCCTGCCTGGCGCAGGCGGGCTTTATGGGTTTCCACGGAGTCTGTCAGCATCACGTTTTCCAGCATGCTGCGTTTCTGGCTAATCTCCAGTTCGCTGTAGCCGTTTGCCCGTTTGAAATCGTGGTGCATGTTGAACAGCAACTCGCCGACGGTCGCGTCCTCAAAGCTGAATTTCTCGGACAACACCAGCGCACCACCGGGGTTAAGGCCCTGATAAATTTTGTCCAGCAGCCGCTGGCGGTCATCAGGCACCAGAAACTGCAGGGTAAAATTCAGTACGACCATCGAGGCGTTGTGGATTTCGATATCACGAATATCGCCTTCAACCACCTCGACCGGGGTTGCCGCTTTCCAGGCATCAATATGGCGACGGCAGCGTTCAACCATCGCCGGGGAGTTATCGACGGCGATAATCTTACAGCCTTCGTGATGAACGTTACGACGTACCGACAGCGTTGCCGCGCCGAGCGAGCAGCCCAGGTCATACACCTGCGTGCCGGGTTGAACGAAGCGTTCAGCCAGCATGCCGATCATAGAGATAATATTGGAATAACCGGGAACAGAGCGCTGGATCATATCCGGGAAGACTTCGGCTACCCGTTCATCAAAGGTCCAGTCGCCCAGGCTGGCGATAGGCGCGGAAAAAAGCGTGTCGCGATCTGACATAACGTAAAAATCCGGGAAAAATAAAGTGGCGTATTGTGCGCTAACGGAAGGAGAAAACCAACTCCCACGGCATATACCAAAGGTTAGCCAGCACCATCAGCAAAAGCGAACACCATGTCGCGCTCATGCCGGAACGACGCCAGCGGAATAAGCGGTGGTGAAAGCCGTAATAATGCATCAACCGACCCGCAATCAGCAGCAGGCCACAAATGTGTACCATCCAGGTTTCGGCGCCATTCATCTCCATAAACAGCAGCAAAATGAGTGCCACCGGAATGTACTCAACCGCGTTGCCGTGGATACGGATAGCGCTTTGCAGTTCGGAAAACCCCCCGTCGCCGTATGAGACGCGGTACTGCATTCTAAGTCGCACAACATCAAATGAAAATTTAATCAGCAGTAATGCACCTAGCACCGCATACAACGCGCTGACCATACAAACTCCCTGTGTTTTGGCAGATGGCGTCTCTATGATATGGCGTGATCTCAGAAAAGAGAAGATTGTTGTGGGATGGACGGCGCGCTGCCTACCGACGGAACCGCGGTTTGCAAGGCCTGCCAGAGTGTATCGACCAGTTCGGGGGCCTGGGCGATATCCGGCGTATGTAAGAAGAGATACGGCGTGGTGGAGTGTTCCCATTTCGCTAACGTTTGCAGCCAGACGGCGAACATCTCCTGATTTTGCTGCATATTGTCGCTGCCGATAAACCGGACCATCGGATTCTGCGCGGTTACGATGGCGTGGACCGGTACTTTGGGCTTCTTGCGCTGGGCATCAATAATGGCTTCGTTATGCGCAATGGCGCTGTGAACAGGACGACTGTCAAGGATGACGCGGTTGACTGAGCGCTCATGCAAACCCCGGTTGAGTGCTTTCTCCACCTCACCTTTGGCAAAAAATTCAGGATGTCTCACTTCAACGCCGTAGGTAAAGTCCCGGGACAGGCCATCAAGAAATTGCCAGAGCGCGGGCAGATCGCGCGGACCAAAGGTGGCGGGAAGCTGCAGCCAGTACTGACCGATACGATTTGCCAGCGGCGACATCCGGCCAAAGAACTCTTCGGTTAAATCACCGCAATTTCGCAACGCGGCAGTATGGGAGATGGTGGCCGGAAATTTAAAGCAGAAGCGGAAATCGTCCGTGGTCTGCTCGCGCCAGCGCTCGACAATCTCTGCCCGGGGAAGGGCATACAGCGTGGTGTTGCCCTCCACGCAGTTAAAGTGCCGGGCGTACTCTTCAAGGCTGGTTATGCCAAGGCGCACCCACTTCGGGTGCGACCATTGGGGCAGGCCCACGTACATCATAACGCGCTTAAAATCTCATCCGTGCTGCGCACGCGACCGATACGCGGGAAAATGTGGGTCATGCTGCCCTGGTGCTGTTCTGCGGAAGCCGCGCTGCATGCGTCTTCGACAATCACCAGGTTAAAGCCCAACTCCCAGGCATTACGGGCGGTGGATTCCACGCCGATGTTGGTGGAGATCCCGCACAGGATAATGGTGTCGATACCGCGGCGACGCAGCTGCAGCTCCAGGTCGGTGCCGTAGAAGGCGCCCCACTGGCGTTTGGTCACTTCGATATCGCTGTCGCGTTTGCCGAGCGAGACCGGATACGTCCACCAGTTGTCCGGCAGGGCGTGCGCGGGTGCCTGGGCGTCAACCGGCTGTTTTAACGCTTCGGCAAAATCGCCCGACCACCCCACGCGCACCATGATCACCGGTGCGCCACTGGCGCGGCATTTTTCTGCCAGACGGGCGGCACGGCTGACGACTTCATCAGCGGTGTGCGGGCCACCGGCAAAGGGAAGGATCCCTTCCTGCAAATCAATCACCACCAGCGCGGTTTTGCGGGCATCAAGTGTCAGCATGGTAACTCCAGTTAAATGAATCGCTTCCGTTACACCTTACGACGTTATGGCCTGTTATCGGTCGGATAATTTTGTTAATTTTTGTGAGAATGCGCAATAAGAGCACAGCAAACGTGCGTCTGGCCGTGCTTCGCTCTTATCGTCCGGCGGAATTTCCAGTATAATAGCCGCCTTTTTTCATCCAGTTGTGACATACAGAAAGCTGCGACATAGTAGCCTGATACCAGGCGACATTTAGCCTGCGGCTAATTAAGGGATATCTCATGCGTACAGAATATTGCGGGCAGCTGCGTCAGTCCCACGTCGGACAGCAGGTGACCCTGTGTGGTTGGGTCAACCGTCGTCGTGATCTTGGTAGCCTTATCTTTATCGATATGCGCGACCGCGAAGGTATCGTTCAGGTGTTCTTCGATCCGGATCGCGCGGACGCGTTGAAGCTGGCTTCTGAGCTGCGTAATGAGTTCTGCATTCAGGTCACCGGCACCGTACGTGCGCGTGACGAGAAAAACGTCAACGCAGATATGGCGACCGGTGCCATTGAGGTGCTGGCCTCCGATCTGACGATCATCAACCGTGCTGAAGCGCTGCCGCTGGACTCCAACCACGTCAACACTGAAGAAGCGCGTCTGAAATACCGCTACCTGGATCTGCGTCGCCCGGAAATGGCACAGCGCCTGAAAACCCGTGCGAAAATCACCAGCCTGGTGCGTCGCTTTATGGATGACCACGGTTTCCTCGATATCGAAACCCCGATGCTGACCAAAGCCACGCCGGAAGGCGCGCGCGATTACCTGGTGCCATCCCGCGTTCATAAAGGCAAATTCTACGCGCTGCCGCAGTCTCCACAGCTGTTCAAACAGCTGCTGATGATGTCCGGCTTCGATCGCTACTATCAGATCGTTAAATGTTTCCGTGACGAAGACCTGCGCGCTGACCGTCAGCCAGAATTTACCCAGATCGATGTGGAAACCTCCTTCATGACCGCTGAGCAGGTGCGTGAAGTGATGGAAGCGCTGGTGCGTAGCCTGTGGAATGACGTAAAAGGCGTGGAGCTGGGCGACTTCCCCATCATGACCTTCGCCGAAGCCGAGCGTCGTTACGGCTCCGACAAACCAGACCTGCGTAACCCAATGGAGCTGGTGGACGTTGCTGACCTGGTGAAATCCGTTGAGTTTGCGGTGTTTGCCGGCCCGGCTAACGATCCGAAAGGCCGCGTAGCAGCCCTGCGTGTTCCGGGCGGTGCCGCGCTTAGCCGTAAGCAGATTGACGACTACGGCAACTTCATCAAGATCTACGGCGCGAAAGGTCTGGCCTATATTAAAGTTACCGAGCGGGCGAAAGGTCTGGAAGGTATCACCAGCCCGGTAGCGAAGTTCCTGAATGCGGAAATCGTCGAAGCGATCCTTGAGCGCACCGGCGCGCAGGATGGCGACATGATCTTCTTCGGCGCTGACAACAAGAAAATTGTTGCCGATGCCATGGGTGCGCTGCGTCTGAAACTGGGCAAAGATCTGAACCTGACCGACGAGAGCAAATGGGCGCCGTTGTGGGTTATCGACTTCCCGATGTTTGAAGACGACGGTGAAGGTGGTCTGACGGCCATGCACCACCCGTTCACCTCGCCTAAAGACATGACGGCGGCAGAGCTGAAAGCGGCACCGGAAGAGGCGGTCGCGAACGCCTACGATATGGTTATCAACGGCTACGAAGTGGGCGGTGGTTCCGTGCGTATTCACAGCGGTGACATGCAGCAGACGGTCTTTGGCATTCTGGGCATTAACGAGCAGGAGCAGCGCGAGAAATTCGGCTTCCTGCTGGATGCGCTGAAGTACGGTACGCCGCCTCACGCAGGCCTGGCATTCGGTCTCGACCGTCTGACCATGCTGCTGACCGGTACCGACAACATCCGTGACGTTATCGCCTTCCCGAAAACCACCGCAGCGGCGTGTCTGATGACTGAAGCGCCAAGCTTCGCTAACCCGGCCGCGCTGGCTGAGCTGGGTATCGACGTGGTGAAAAAGGAAGAGAAAAACTGATATGGCATATAAGCGTCCCGTTTCTGTTCTGGTAGTGATTTATGCAGAAGATACGAAGCGGGTGCTGATGTTGCAGCGGCGCGACGACCCTGAATTCTGGCAGTCGGTTACCGGCAGTCTGGAAGAGGGGGAAACCGCGCCGCAGGCCGCCGCGCGTGAAGTAAAGGAAGAGGTCACCATTGACGTTGCTTGTGAGCAACTGACCCTGAAGGACTGTCAGCGCACGGTGGAGTTTGAAATTTTTAGCCATTTACGTCATCGCTATGCGCCGGGGATCGAGCGCAACACGGAATCGTGGTTCTGTCTCGCGCTTCCCCACGAACGGGAGATCGTGTTCACCGAACATCTGACCTACCGCTGGGTGGATGCGGCGGATGCCGCCGCACTGACCAAGTCGTGGAGCAACCGGCAGGCGATTGAAGAATTTGTAATTAACGCAGCCTGAAAAGGCGCGATTTTTGGAGAACTTTTTATGGCAGGTCATAGTAAGTGGGCCAACACCAAACACCGCAAAGCGGCACAGGATGCCAAGCGCGGTAAGATCTTTACCAAAATCATTCGCGAGCTGGTGACAGCAGCGCGTCTGGGCGGCGGCGATCCGGCGTCTAACCCACGTCTGCGTGCGGCGGTAGATAAAGCGCTGTCCAACAACATGACGCGTGACACCCTGAACCGTGCTATCGCACGTGGCGTGGGCGGTGACGAAGACGCGAACATGGAAACCATCATTTATGAAGGTTACGGCCCTGGCGGTACCGCGGTAATGGTTGAATGCCTGTCCGACAACCGTAACCGTACGGTTGCAGAAGTGCGCCATGCGTTCACCAAAACCGGGGGTAACCTGGGGACTGACGGTTCCGTTGCGTACCTGTTCAGCAAAAAAGGCGTCATCTCCTTCGAGAAAGGCGACGAAGATGCCATCATGGAAGCGGCGCTGGAAGCGGGTGCGGAAGACGTAGTCACTTTCGACGATGGTGCTATCGATGTCTACACCGCGTGGGAAGAGATGGGCGCAGTACGTGATGCGCTGGAAGCGGCGGGCCTGAAAGCCGACAACGCTGAAGTCTCCATGATCCCGTCCACCAAAGCGGATATGGATGCTGAAACGGCACCAAAACTGCTGCGTCTGATCGACATGCTTGAAGACTGCGACGACGTGCAGGAAGTGTATCACAACGGTGAGATCTCTGATGAGGTTGCAGCGACTCTCTGATGAGAGCGTGTAAACCGTTTACGGGAGACGCGTGATGTCGATTATCCTTGGGATTGACCCCGGCTCACGCGTCACCGGTTACGGCGTTATCCGTCAGGTTGGACGCCAGTTAACCTACCTTGGCAGTGGCTGTATTCGCACCAAAGTTGACGATTTGCCGTCGCGACTGAAGCTCATTTATGCGGGCGTGACGGAGATTATCACCCAGTTTCAGCCTGACTATTTCGCCATCGAGCAGGTCTTTATGGCGAAAAATGCCGATTCGGCGTTAAAGCTCGGTCAGGCGCGGGGCGTGGCAATTGTTGCTGCCGTGAACCAGGATCTTCCGGTATTTGAATACGCGGCAAGACAGGTGAAGCAGACGGTGGTGGGGATTGGTAGCGCGGAGAAAAGCCAGGTGCAGCACATGGTGCGCACGCTGCTGAAACTTCCGGCGAATCCGCAGGCCGATGCCGCCGATGCGCTGGCGATTGCGATCACCCACTGTCATGTCAGCCAGAATGCGATGCAAATGAGCGAGTCGCGACTTAATCTGGCGCGAGGCAGGTTACGATAATGAGAAATCAGGCTGGATGTTTATCCAGCCTTTTTTTATTATGTCGCAAATCAATAAATTTCCAGAACGCAGGAGCGTCACGTGATAGGCAGACTCAGAGGCATCATCATTGAAAAACAACCCCCGTTAGTGCTGCTGGAAGTGGGTGGCGTGGGCTATGAAGTCCATATGCCGATGACCTGCTTCTACGAGCTGCCGGACGCGGGTAAAGAGGCGATTGTCTTTACCCAGTTTGTGGTGCGTGAAGATGCTCAGCTGCTCTACGGCTTCAACAACAAACAGGAACGCACCCTGTTCCGCGAGCTGATTAAAACCAACGGTGTCGGGCCGAAGCTGGCGCTGGCCATTCTCTCCGGTATGTCCGCCCAGCAGTTCGTGAATGCCGTTGAGCGCGAAGATCCTGCCGCGCTGATTAAGCTTCCGGGCATTGGTAAGAAAACCGCAGAGCGCCTGATTGTTGAGATGAAAGACCGCTTTAAAGGTCTGCATGGCGATCTGTTCACCCCGGCGGCCGATCTGGTTCTGACGTCTCCGGGCGCGCCTGCGTCAGATGATGATGCCGAGCAGGAAGCGGTTGCCGCGCTGGTGGCGCTGGGCTATAAACCTCAGGAGGCCAGCCGAATGGTGAGTAAAATTGCCAAACCGGATGCCAGCAGTGAAACTCTGATTCGTGAAGCGCTGCGCGCTGCATTGTGAGGTAAAGGATGATTGAAGCAGATCGCCTGGTATCGGCAGGCACTATTCAGGCTGACGACGTGGTGGATCGCGCGATCCGCCCTAAGTTGCTTGATGAGTATATTGGCCAGCCGCAGGTGCGTTCCCAGATGGAGATCTTCATCCAGGCGGCAAAGCTGCGCGGTGATGCGCTCGATCACCTGCTGATTTTTGGTCCTCCGGGTTTGGGGAAAACCACGCTGGCGAATATCGTTGCCAATGAAATGGGCGTGAATCTGCGTACCACGTCTGGCCCGGTACTGGAAAAAGCAGGCGATCTGGCGGCGATGCTGACCAACCTTGAACCTCACGATGTGCTGTTTATCGATGAGATCCATCGCCTGTCTCCGGTGGTGGAAGAGGTACTCTATCCGGCAATGGAAGACTACCAGCTGGATATCATGATCGGTGAAGGTCCGGCTGCGCGTTCAATCAAAATCGATCTGCCACCGTTTACCCTGATTGGCGCCACCACCCGTGCCGGGTCGTTAACCTCTCCACTGCGCGACCGCTTTGGGATTGTTCAGCGTCTTGAGTTTTATCAGGTCGCCGATCTCCAGCATATCGTCGGCCGCAGTGCCCGCTATATGGGGCTGGATATGAGTGAAGAGGGGGCGTTTGAAGTGGCGAAGCGCTCGCGCGGGACACCGCGTATCGCTAACCGCCTGCTGCGCCGCGTCCGTGACTTTGCAGAAGTGAAGCACGATGGTTCCATCTCCGCCGAGATTGCTGCTCAGGCGCTGGATATGCTGAATGTCGATGCTGAAGGTTTTGACTACATGGACCGCAAGCTGCTGCTGGCGGTGCTGGACAAATTCTTTGGCGGGCCGGTCGGGCTGGATAACCTGGCGGCGGCAATCGGGGAAGAGCGCGAGACCATTGAAGATGTACTCGAACCGTATCTGATCCAGCAGGGCTTCCTGCAACGTACCCCGCGTGGGCGTATGGCCACGGTGCGGGCGTGGAATCATTTCGGTATCACGCCACCGGCAATGCCGTAATGCTTAATTCCCTCTCCCTGTGGAGAGGGTTAGGGTGAGGGCATCAGCGCCCTCGATGTCAACTTGCGGTCTTCTTCATCATACTGAAAATAAACAGCACCGCGGCACACAGCACC
This region of Enterobacter cloacae complex sp. R_G8 genomic DNA includes:
- the cutC gene encoding copper homeostasis protein CutC codes for the protein MALLEICCYSVECAVTAQQRGADRIELCAAPKEGGLTPSYGVLKSARQAVTVPVHPIIRPRGGDFCYTAGEFSAMLEDIALVRDLGFPGLVTGLLDEAGNVDVPRMRQVMDAAKGMAVTFHRAFDMCKNPLQAFDTLAELGVARILTSGQQSSAEKGLQLITELKAHSGVPIIMAGAGVRASNLELFLNAGVEELHSSAGKWIPSPMRYRNTGLSMSTDAEADEYSRYGVEGESVAEMKSLIERHHV
- the cmoB gene encoding tRNA 5-methoxyuridine(34)/uridine 5-oxyacetic acid(34) synthase CmoB — protein: MIEFGNFYQLIAKNHLSHWLETLPAQIAAWQRDQQHGLLKQWSNAVEFLPELTPHRLDLLHSVTAESAEPLPAGQINRIETLMRNLMPWRKGPFSLYGVNINTEWRSDWKWDRVLPHLSDLTGRTILDVGCGSGYHMWRMIGAGAHLAVGIDPMQLFLCQFEAVRKLLGNDQRAHLLPLGIEQLPALKAFDTVFSMGVLYHRRSPLEHLWQLKDQLVSGGELVLETLVVEGDENTVLVPGDRYAQMRNVYFIPSALALKNWLEKCGFVDVRIADVCVTSIEEQRRTDWMVTESLEQFLDPTDHSKTIEGYPAPMRAVLIATKP
- the cmoA gene encoding carboxy-S-adenosyl-L-methionine synthase CmoA; translation: MSDRDTLFSAPIASLGDWTFDERVAEVFPDMIQRSVPGYSNIISMIGMLAERFVQPGTQVYDLGCSLGAATLSVRRNVHHEGCKIIAVDNSPAMVERCRRHIDAWKAATPVEVVEGDIRDIEIHNASMVVLNFTLQFLVPDDRQRLLDKIYQGLNPGGALVLSEKFSFEDATVGELLFNMHHDFKRANGYSELEISQKRSMLENVMLTDSVETHKARLRQAGFEHSELWFQCFNFGSLVALKAEDAA
- a CDS encoding MAPEG family protein, with the protein product MVSALYAVLGALLLIKFSFDVVRLRMQYRVSYGDGGFSELQSAIRIHGNAVEYIPVALILLLFMEMNGAETWMVHICGLLLIAGRLMHYYGFHHRLFRWRRSGMSATWCSLLLMVLANLWYMPWELVFSFR
- a CDS encoding DUF72 domain-containing protein, producing the protein MMYVGLPQWSHPKWVRLGITSLEEYARHFNCVEGNTTLYALPRAEIVERWREQTTDDFRFCFKFPATISHTAALRNCGDLTEEFFGRMSPLANRIGQYWLQLPATFGPRDLPALWQFLDGLSRDFTYGVEVRHPEFFAKGEVEKALNRGLHERSVNRVILDSRPVHSAIAHNEAIIDAQRKKPKVPVHAIVTAQNPMVRFIGSDNMQQNQEMFAVWLQTLAKWEHSTTPYLFLHTPDIAQAPELVDTLWQALQTAVPSVGSAPSIPQQSSLF
- a CDS encoding hydrolase, with amino-acid sequence MLTLDARKTALVVIDLQEGILPFAGGPHTADEVVSRAARLAEKCRASGAPVIMVRVGWSGDFAEALKQPVDAQAPAHALPDNWWTYPVSLGKRDSDIEVTKRQWGAFYGTDLELQLRRRGIDTIILCGISTNIGVESTARNAWELGFNLVIVEDACSAASAEQHQGSMTHIFPRIGRVRSTDEILSAL
- the aspS gene encoding aspartate--tRNA ligase, with the translated sequence MRTEYCGQLRQSHVGQQVTLCGWVNRRRDLGSLIFIDMRDREGIVQVFFDPDRADALKLASELRNEFCIQVTGTVRARDEKNVNADMATGAIEVLASDLTIINRAEALPLDSNHVNTEEARLKYRYLDLRRPEMAQRLKTRAKITSLVRRFMDDHGFLDIETPMLTKATPEGARDYLVPSRVHKGKFYALPQSPQLFKQLLMMSGFDRYYQIVKCFRDEDLRADRQPEFTQIDVETSFMTAEQVREVMEALVRSLWNDVKGVELGDFPIMTFAEAERRYGSDKPDLRNPMELVDVADLVKSVEFAVFAGPANDPKGRVAALRVPGGAALSRKQIDDYGNFIKIYGAKGLAYIKVTERAKGLEGITSPVAKFLNAEIVEAILERTGAQDGDMIFFGADNKKIVADAMGALRLKLGKDLNLTDESKWAPLWVIDFPMFEDDGEGGLTAMHHPFTSPKDMTAAELKAAPEEAVANAYDMVINGYEVGGGSVRIHSGDMQQTVFGILGINEQEQREKFGFLLDALKYGTPPHAGLAFGLDRLTMLLTGTDNIRDVIAFPKTTAAACLMTEAPSFANPAALAELGIDVVKKEEKN
- the nudB gene encoding dihydroneopterin triphosphate diphosphatase, encoding MAYKRPVSVLVVIYAEDTKRVLMLQRRDDPEFWQSVTGSLEEGETAPQAAAREVKEEVTIDVACEQLTLKDCQRTVEFEIFSHLRHRYAPGIERNTESWFCLALPHEREIVFTEHLTYRWVDAADAAALTKSWSNRQAIEEFVINAA
- a CDS encoding YebC/PmpR family DNA-binding transcriptional regulator, giving the protein MAGHSKWANTKHRKAAQDAKRGKIFTKIIRELVTAARLGGGDPASNPRLRAAVDKALSNNMTRDTLNRAIARGVGGDEDANMETIIYEGYGPGGTAVMVECLSDNRNRTVAEVRHAFTKTGGNLGTDGSVAYLFSKKGVISFEKGDEDAIMEAALEAGAEDVVTFDDGAIDVYTAWEEMGAVRDALEAAGLKADNAEVSMIPSTKADMDAETAPKLLRLIDMLEDCDDVQEVYHNGEISDEVAATL
- the ruvC gene encoding crossover junction endodeoxyribonuclease RuvC: MSIILGIDPGSRVTGYGVIRQVGRQLTYLGSGCIRTKVDDLPSRLKLIYAGVTEIITQFQPDYFAIEQVFMAKNADSALKLGQARGVAIVAAVNQDLPVFEYAARQVKQTVVGIGSAEKSQVQHMVRTLLKLPANPQADAADALAIAITHCHVSQNAMQMSESRLNLARGRLR
- the ruvA gene encoding Holliday junction branch migration protein RuvA; this encodes MIGRLRGIIIEKQPPLVLLEVGGVGYEVHMPMTCFYELPDAGKEAIVFTQFVVREDAQLLYGFNNKQERTLFRELIKTNGVGPKLALAILSGMSAQQFVNAVEREDPAALIKLPGIGKKTAERLIVEMKDRFKGLHGDLFTPAADLVLTSPGAPASDDDAEQEAVAALVALGYKPQEASRMVSKIAKPDASSETLIREALRAAL
- the ruvB gene encoding Holliday junction branch migration DNA helicase RuvB, with translation MIEADRLVSAGTIQADDVVDRAIRPKLLDEYIGQPQVRSQMEIFIQAAKLRGDALDHLLIFGPPGLGKTTLANIVANEMGVNLRTTSGPVLEKAGDLAAMLTNLEPHDVLFIDEIHRLSPVVEEVLYPAMEDYQLDIMIGEGPAARSIKIDLPPFTLIGATTRAGSLTSPLRDRFGIVQRLEFYQVADLQHIVGRSARYMGLDMSEEGAFEVAKRSRGTPRIANRLLRRVRDFAEVKHDGSISAEIAAQALDMLNVDAEGFDYMDRKLLLAVLDKFFGGPVGLDNLAAAIGEERETIEDVLEPYLIQQGFLQRTPRGRMATVRAWNHFGITPPAMP